From the genome of Tripterygium wilfordii isolate XIE 37 chromosome 6, ASM1340144v1, whole genome shotgun sequence:
aaggaATGTGACCATGTGAGGTCCACAGTATTCAATATTCGTACGAGGGGAGGATAAATTCTTAGCTCGTCAATTAATCATGCACCTAAAGATGATTTGTAGTAATAGAGAGCATTGGTATTTCCAACCATCACCGAATAGTTTGGTCTCGAATTTGTTCCAATTTAGTAACCCGACAGATTTTTCATCTGTGGTGCAAAAGAAGTTAAAAGTATTAAAGGAGAATGATAACAGTAACCGAACGTCGACGTGCAAAAAACCAGAGGGAATTTACACGACATATGAGACCCCCAAATCATCAGAGTAGATCATTGCAACAGGAATTGGACGAACGATCCTGTTGCAATGTTTGAATAAAGTATTTGATAATGAATGTTCTGTATCATGGAGATCATTTAGGGGCTTAGTAGTTGAAATTATGTTTGGTTGATCTGATTATCCGTAACTAGCAGAGAGAGACTCGaaagcccaaaaatatttagcaTAAAGGCAAAGTGCCAAAGACGGTGTTTACATTGAAGTACTCAAGTCGCAGAAACTGGCAGATGCAAAGAAAACGACGAGGGAAACTCCTACAAagttaaaaaattaagaaacaGACTGGGCAACACATGATTTTGGCTTGTTTTCCAAGCCTTCATTGTgcgcaagttaaaacatcgagGCAGACCCAGAAGGGAGAGCACTTAGAGATAGAGACAGAGACATGGTCAGAGCAATCAGCAGAGGAACAACCAGGCTAGGTCCCTGCTTGGTTCCATCTGAGTCATCATTTTTTGTTGGAGACGTTGTTGTCGGAACTGCTGGAGTTGCTGATGACGACGAATTACTCGAGAAGATGGCCGCGTCTGGTGATTTTGGATCCAAGCCTAGAAGCCCTGTCAGTATTTGATAGCAGGATTAGTTAGACAACCATGAAAAAGTGAACATCAAGTTAATTAGAAGACTTACTGGGGCAATCACTGACGTTGGCATTAGTGACGGCACAAGCAGAAGGGAGCTGAAGCAACTTAGCTCCCTGAATCCCGAGGCTTCTGACCGCTTCGCTCCCATTGTGAGTTTGTTGAATGATAAAGCAAAGGCACTTTGGGTCACTCTCCTTTATATCCTTCACCGAATTGCAACACTCCTTGGTCGGGGTGTTCGCCTTCCCCGTCGCGAAGCTCAGACAAGTCATCACTTTCTGAAAGTCATCCGCACAATCCGTGCTCAAGTCCTCCGCAACAACAACCGCGCCGCACACAAACAAACACGCAACCAAGCAGAGAATAACTGATTCGGCCCTCATTTTCCGGTTGTGGTATTCTGCTTACTTCCTTGAGATTTTCTTTGTAtataacagagagagagaggagaaaagccGTGATTGGGGCCCACGTAGAATGAATCCCGCTTTTAATTCAACGGTCAGGATGGTGTCGTGGGCTACTGGGCTTTTAATGTGAAACAGTTGAATCTGAGCGGAAGAAGCTATGATTGAGGCCCACTTTTTTTGGAACGTTGGATTTAGTTTTAACGGTTGGAGATGATGTCGTAGGCTTTAAATGGAGATACAGGGGGTAGTTGGGCCTGAAGTAAAAGGGTTGAACTGTGATCTTACACGTGTTGGTTGGCACACAATTTGCTTAGCTGTGGCCTTGTGGTATATTAAAGATCTGTCCCGGTGGGAAATAGAAACTTGACTCGTTGGTGCAAAAATTGATATCCTGGTATTAAATGTGACAGATTGATGACagtaataaaatttattgaagtcTTGTGGGAGTTCCATGAACATTCACACATAAGTAAAATTGCGGGAAGAAACAAAATTATGTCTCGGATTCAAATCTCCTCTCCgtttaagaagaaaaaacctTAAGTTTAGCATTGTCTAACGGTCGAACCTCGGACCTAGCTGCACTCTCTCCTGTCACTGGCTTCATCTCTGATATCTCCCTCTGTCAAGAATAAGCGTTGGCGATATCCACTTCAAGGTATTTTTCTTTAATACCCAagtgtttaaattttttttttcctgatgtaTCTTCTTTGTTCGTTTGTCTTTTTGGTATTTATGTGATGTATTTAATTGTTAATTATTAAATGTGCTCTAAATATTGTATTTCGTGGTTCAATTCTTAGAGCTTATCCAACGGTTATTACCCCTTTTCATTTGGATCCCTCCCAACGGGTAACTTAAAAATGTTAaccatttttggtttttgaatttTGCTACCCCACATGTAGTTATAGAATTCAATGGGTGTGATGGCTAGTGTTTCCAGTATAAGAAAACACAATTTAAATTTAGAAAGAGTGATGGTATTCTCACCCCCTTTATTTAGTAATCTCACCCCCcaattattgatttaatttttttatattattttatgattgatttgatatttaattcatTTGATTTCTGTGCATATTAGAttcatattttcaaaattaatttttacacCCTCAGCAATTAGATGCAATAACTTATTATGTCACTTCAAAATAGATTGTCAGatacatttaatgtatgctACAAATTGTCTATTATATAAAATGACTCATTCGTTTGTAACATCATACCTATATCTCAACATGCGAGGCCAATTTAAAAAGTGTGAGAAACATAAATTTAATGTATCAACTACCGCACATTTGAGGGACCAATTTAAGGATTTGACAACTGAGACTTTGAACTTTGATGAGCCAAGAGACCTTCAGGCTTGAGCTGTCATTGAAGGAGAAAGGAGATTCTTCCATCAACCATTTACCCCAGCACagggatttttttttgcaatgaGACACCATTTTACGGTGCCGTTTTGAACATCAAAATAGTTAAGATCGACCCTGAGTGCTCTGATAAATATCAGATTTATAACAAGAGAGTTCAGCAGACTGAACTAATATTTCTCAATAACCAATAAAGTATAGTTTTACAGCTCCACTTCTATGgacaatttttataaaaaaaaacttccatGGAGTTCAACTGATGTCTCAAGTAAACAGAGTAGATCTTTCAGTGTACAATAGCAAGAACAATTAGGGCAAGATTAAAGCTTTTAACTACCCAAATACCAAAAGTTGAACAAGAAAATCCAGAACAATACCGATGAAACCAAACATTAAGAACATCATTAAGAATCCATATGCTATATCAAAAATTGTGGAATTATATCAAAGAAAATGGGTTAATATCACATTTCATCATCGAAAGATAAACCGTTTTCCAATTTGTACACTgacaatcaaaacatgccaagtTGGTAAtctaaagttcaaaattatgtCAAATTAATAACTCCCTCTTGTCACTGGCTTCATCTCTGATATCTCCCTTTGTCAAGAATAAGCGTTGGCGATAGCCACTTCAAGGTATTTTTCTTTAATACCCAagtgtttaaatttttttttcctgatgtaTCTTCTTTGTTCGTTTGTCTTTTTGGTATTTATGTGATGTATTTAATTGTTAATTAAATGTGCTCTAAATATTGTATTTCGAGGTTCAATTCTTAGAGCTTACCCAACGGTTATTACCCCTTTTCATTTGGATCCCTCCCAACGGGTAACTTAAAAATGTTAAACCATTTCTAGTTATAGAATTCCAAGGGTGTGATGGCCAGTGTTTCCACTACAAGAAAAcacaatttaaatttaaaaatttagaaAGTGTCGGAAACATAAATTTAATGTATCAACTACACATTTGAGGGACCAATTTAAGGATTTGACAACTGAAGAGACTTTCAACTTTGATGAGCCAAGAGACCTTCAGGCTTGAGCTGTCATTGAAGGAGAAAGGAGACTCCATCAACCATTTACCCCAGcacagagattttttttttttgcaacgaGACACCATTTTAATTGCCGTTTTGAACATCAAAATAGTTAAGGTCGGCCCTGAGTACTCTGATAAATATCAGATTTATAACAAGAGAGTTCAGCAGACTGAATTAATATTTCTCAATGACTAATAAAGTATAGTTTTAGAGCTCCACTTCTATGgacaatttttataaaaaaatttccatgGAGTTCAACTGATGTCTTAAGTAAACAGAGTATGTCTTTCAGTGTACAATAGCAAGAACAACTAGGGCAAGATTAAAGCTTTTAACTACCCAACTACCAAAAGTTGAACAAGAAAATCAAGAGCCACACCGATGAAACCAAACATTAAGAACATCATTAAGAATCTGCTTGCAGAATCCATATCAAAAACTGCAGaattatataaaagaaaatgagttAATATCACATTTCATCAAGACGTGCCAAGTTGGTAatctaaagttcaaaattgtgccAAATTAGTAACTCGAGCATTTCACTGCTTTGGAAAGTCAACCCGCCTACATGGCGGGTTGACTGAATGAAAAACGTTAAACATTTGATGACGTGTCTTGATGATATTGccacatgaaagaaaaaaaaaatgactggTGCAAAAATCAGAACCATAAATTTATCTTTCATCTCTCTAGTATGAACCCTAACCCTCAATTTCATCTCTATCTGGTATGAATCCTAACCCCAATTGACGACCTCGAAACAAGCTTGGACATTCTTGATGTTGGCCATGAAAATTTCACGAGAGAGAGAAAGCCAGCTCTGTATACCGCAAGACAACACAGAGGACCTTGAATGGTTCCCCAATTTTACTGATGATTATATATCGTTGAATGGATTGTGTTCAACCCCAGATCACAACAGCCTTTCTTTTGGAGAGTTTAAGGTCGAAAACACCAAAACAGAGAACTCGATTTCGTTGGGCCAATTTGACAAACAGATAGAaggccagaaaaaaaaaaaatagaatcccTAAAAGCAACACCTAGCTATAATATATCAAAATTTGCATAAAGCAGAGTTCAATTTAACCCTAACAAACCCAAACAGGTAAGAGAACCTTTAAGGCTTCAACCATAACAGTAAAATACTGTAGACTCACAGATCCGAGACGCATATGACATTATGACATGCCAGCAAAACATATGAGATTCAGATGTCAAAGAGAAACCCTAGACCCATGACAGTAAAACACATCCGATTTAGAGATTCAGatggaagaaaaaacaaatttggACCATTTCTCGATTTGTGCGTGTCATCCTTGCGCAGGGGCCATGCTAATCTTCTCTGTATCGTTCCAATTTGATCGGATGTCCCAAAGGGAGCGTCTAGTTGTGCACTAACCTAACGATGTGGGAATTTAGTTCTGTAACAACTATGGGCCTGGCTGGGCCTCCTTACTACTATACTGTTTCCGGCTCTTGTCATGTGTCTTAAGTTGATTGCCTTGGCTTCTTTTAAAATACGCTGCACATAATGGGCTTTGATGATATCCCAATGGGCTGAGGGATTACGGGCCCAAAAATCTGAGTCCCCCAAGGCTCCAACAATCCCAATCAGATCCATTTTGTGAGCAGTCTgtctccttttttttaaatgctttTTATAGCATCACTTaacatataattatttatttttgacgTCACTAAAAAAATTTCTGCCGTTGATAACAAATTTGTGTTAGCTTTTCTATGTAAATATAGATAAAGATTCAAGAGTTGACAGATGAACTATACGGGTTACATGGGCCTACAATTGGACTAACAAAACAAGCCATGACTTATGAGTTGGGTTCAAACACTTGCTTTATAAACCACACAACACCTTTATGTTTTTCCAATATGGATGAATTGCTCTGTCTTTTCGATGAGCTTCAAGAATGACCTTGTTTGTGTATGCTTGTCAATAGGTTATATGAAAGTAGATTATACGAAAACATATACCACATATAGTGTATAATTTTGCCATTTTGGACAGCTCAATTTCAAGTTGAAAGTCTTAGATTTAGCATGGGAAGAGAGTTCGCAGTCGTAATTAGAGGAAGAACAGTTGGAGAGGGTTTTCacaaaatgagaagaaaaatataatcGTACTTAGATTTTTGGATCTATTGGTACACAAGAAGCTCATctttaataattatatatatatagccctcTTAACATTCAACACTTCAGATAGACCGGAACGGGGCTAAATGAGAGTAGGAAATTGGAGGACGAAATATCTTTTCAAATTGTTATCATGTTTATTTCTACGACAGAAACGACGTAGTTTCGAACGATTTTCTCCTCATGAGGAGGCAAGTTACCTTGGACGGCTGACCGTGAACATTCTCAAGCGTACACAACACAAAGTCCGGGCGGTGGAGGGCGAGCGCGAGCCGTTCCTTCCCGAAACTCAAACCAGTCGGGTCGATTAGAACATGCCACGAGTTCCGATGAGCCTCGGAGATCCAATGGAGCGAATATCTGGTCCCATTCACCATAACCGGATACGAGAAAAGCCCCTTCGGCACATGCTTACACTTCCTCCTAAAATGTTGACTTAATTGGGACCCTTTGATTCTCAAATCAAGCCAATTCTCCGGCATCGAAAGGACCTTCGATTCTCTCCGACTCGCGAATTCTTTTATCAAATCCGTTTGGTGATCAATGATTGTCATGTAATAGTTCCCTCTGAAAAATGGGTAGCTCTCTCCGGTCATGACCATTGCATCCTTGTAACAGGGCATGAACAGGACAACATACTCCGTTTCGTTTAGTCCGCAGTGTTTCAATGCCCGATTTTGAGCTTGAATTTCTGGGATTGACATGAAATTGCCCCGAAATGAGGTTTTCTTGGTCAGAATGTCTAGCAATCTCGATGGTTCCAATTGGGTTTTGTCGAGATCGGAAGAGAGGCCGCCATGGAAGGAAGTAGAACACTCTCTAGTGCCAGAACTATCGTTGATACAGAGATTGTTAAAATCAATCGAACGTACTTCTTCGAGCAGACCATTGCAGTACTGCGGGTAATTGGCGAAGATCTACTGTCTCACATATTGCATTTCACTTGGTGTTATAGGACCTGACCATCGAAGGTCAAGGCCATTGAGAGTCGATATGGCCTCAGCTACCAAGTGAGCCGGAATCACCGAATGAGCTTTCTGTAATTCATCAGAAAATATTAGATAGTTTCGATTCAGTTTGATTACTGGGTCTAGTTTGGTGTTTGTACATTTCTAATCAAAACCATGAACTGCTATTCAATCACCAAATCTCAGAGTAAAGAATGTAAGCAGTGAAACTTGCCTTGACGACCATGCTAGTTGGTCTGCTATTTTGAAGAGGGAGTTGATCAGCTTCTGTGATGGCATCCTAAATACAgtaaataaaagcataaactcTTGCATCATTATTTATCAGAAACCTTGAAGCAGGGAAGCTTTCTAAGATCAGATGGAAATGGAGTCGCATACCTTAGACTGTCCATTGATGGCAAGCCCTGGCTCTGCATTACTAAACACGATCTCTCTCTAGCTGCTCCTCAGAAATTTGGATGACTGAACAATGAAGCACCAGGTACGACTAGACAAAGAAAAGTTGCTTAAACTGGTATAGAAACTACAAACATCTAGGACCCAATTAAAGTTATGAATTACAGACCTTGTCACcaagaaaaaactaaaaataattgaagaaaTGGTGACGCTTGAAGACATGAGGACGTTAGTAATAGAAGTATAATATGGACATGGAGCCGACTAGGTCGGAATAGAAGTATAATATGGACATGGAACCGACTAGGTTGGAATCGGAGCCATGAAAGACTGCTTATGTTGTCAGCCTGCCTGAAAAAAGAAATCTTTATTTGGGTATATGCTCTATTAACACAACCATTACAATCACTctcatttaaaataaaaaaaaacaattacatcACCACCTTTCAACAGAGAGATGTGATGCAATCTTGTACGTCCAATAATATTGCTGGATTACTAGCATGCATTCATCAGCTAATTCTTTCTTCTCCAAAACAAAACCGCTGCCGGTGGAAATAGAAGTTGCTAGCATGCATTTGGTCCACAACTACTCTGAAGATCACAGGCTTGACCAACAACATGGACAGTTAAACAGGCTATATATTTGGTCTTTTGTTGAAACGGCATCTCAATCAACCTTTATTCAACCACTGTCCACTCGCTGTCTACATTAGGCCTCTAATAAATACATTTTTAATTACAATACATTGTCTCTAATGACAATCCCGTTGAATGGAAGTTCTAAGCAAATCAAAGTTACAGTGCCTAGATGTAGACTTGATGCTAATAAAACCAAATTAGACATTAACCGCCCTAAGGTTCGCGTGACACAATAACACACTAATCAGTGCTTGAAATGGCTATTCATGAGAAAACTATAGAATAGGAGACTTGCAATACAGAACAAACGATTTCTAAACATTAATCCTTATAATTAGTTTTAAATAACATAAATAAGTGGGTAGAGTAGAGAAAATTCGGAAGAAAAGGATAATGGAGTGGATCCTATAAATAACCCCAGATGATCAGAACGCTATACAAAGAATTTTAACTACAGAAAGTACTTCATGCGATCATCTCTCCTCATGGCATTGTATACAGCTTGGACCTGGAAAGCAAAGTAAATATTACAATCTGTTTCCGGTACTGTTCTGTTTGCATAAGACCATATGACACAAATCACATCTTTAATCTATAGTTTCTTTAATATAAGCGAGCCCCATAATCAATCTCCAAGTTCTATATAGTATGTATTATACTCTTTTCCTAAACTTTTCAGCTTCTCAACAAGAGAGAAGATTATCATAATATTGGATAATGAGTTAAATCTACATATTTGTGCATTGCCCTTCATTAGCAATGCACAaatatctagagagagagagagagagagaggaacctGCTCACTG
Proteins encoded in this window:
- the LOC120000917 gene encoding non-specific lipid transfer protein GPI-anchored 1-like codes for the protein MRAESVILCLVACLFVCGAVVVAEDLSTDCADDFQKVMTCLSFATGKANTPTKECCNSVKDIKESDPKCLCFIIQQTHNGSEAVRSLGIQGAKLLQLPSACAVTNANVSDCPRLLGLDPKSPDAAIFSSNSSSSATPAVPTTTSPTKNDDSDGTKQGPSLVVPLLIALTMSLSLSLSALPSGSASMF